A single genomic interval of Stieleria maiorica harbors:
- a CDS encoding lactoylglutathione lyase family protein produces MTYPRSFSHIGISVTDLDRAVEFYTETLGWYVIMPPTEIVSDDSAIGVMCDDVFGDGWGRFRIAHLATGDKIGVELFEFANAEKPENNFEYWKTGVFHFCVQDPDVEGLAKRIVENGGKQRMPVREYYPGEKPYRMVYCEDPFGNIIEIYSHSYELTYSAGAYGDSD; encoded by the coding sequence ATGACCTATCCAAGATCGTTTTCCCACATCGGCATCTCCGTCACGGATCTCGACCGCGCCGTTGAGTTCTACACCGAAACGCTGGGATGGTATGTCATCATGCCGCCGACCGAAATCGTCTCCGATGATTCTGCGATCGGCGTGATGTGCGACGACGTTTTCGGCGATGGCTGGGGACGGTTCAGGATTGCCCATTTGGCGACCGGCGACAAAATCGGTGTCGAACTCTTTGAGTTTGCGAATGCAGAAAAGCCGGAAAACAATTTCGAGTACTGGAAGACCGGCGTGTTCCACTTTTGTGTGCAGGACCCCGACGTGGAAGGTCTCGCCAAGCGGATCGTCGAAAACGGCGGCAAGCAACGAATGCCGGTCCGCGAATATTACCCCGGTGAAAAACCCTACCGGATGGTGTACTGCGAAGACCCTTTCGGCAACATCATCGAAATCTATTCTCACAGCTACGAACTGACCTACTCCGCCGGTGCGTATGGCGATTCGGACTGA
- a CDS encoding sulfatase family protein: protein MKRPIALPQVLLTVFALSCIAPHVTARQPNILFIFSDDHALNAISAYGGRLAEVAPTPNIDRIANEGALFRNSFCANSICGPSRACILTGKHSHKNGFLRNTGTGFDQSQWTVAKSLKRGGYQTAVIGKWHLKTDPVAFDHWDILPGQGSYYNPVFISMDGKQRKFEGYATDITTDKAIEWLDQRDAEKPFLLMCQHKAPHRTFSPALRHLGALDGVTIPEPDNLFDDYATRSKTLPTNEMEIDRHMTWAYDLKLRKEEMQGVTLPEFRSYGTPEYNRMTPEQKAQWDAHFAPKNKAFIDEYKTGSIDHRALVRWKYQRYMQNYLETVKAVDESVGRLLEYLDDHQLADNTVVIYSSDQGFYLGEHGWFDKRWMFEESFTMPFVIRWPGVIDPGSKPTALIQNIDYAPTFLDMAGLETPDEVQGKSIVPVLRDSEQQIRDALYYAYYELGEHAVPQHFGVRTHRHKLFYLPWTDEWQLFDLVNDPAEMRNVYADPGYADVRKTLHQTYDHLRSLYDAPSYEKYAPPRKRQ from the coding sequence ATGAAACGACCGATTGCACTGCCCCAAGTTTTGCTGACAGTATTCGCCCTATCGTGCATCGCCCCTCACGTCACGGCCCGGCAGCCGAACATCCTGTTCATCTTTTCCGACGACCATGCATTGAACGCGATTTCTGCCTATGGCGGACGACTGGCGGAGGTCGCGCCGACCCCCAACATTGATCGGATCGCAAATGAAGGCGCCCTGTTTCGCAACTCCTTTTGCGCCAACTCCATTTGCGGCCCCTCGCGGGCCTGCATCCTGACCGGCAAACACAGCCACAAGAACGGGTTCCTGCGCAACACCGGCACGGGATTTGATCAATCCCAATGGACGGTCGCCAAATCGCTCAAGCGCGGCGGGTACCAGACCGCCGTGATCGGAAAATGGCACCTGAAAACGGATCCCGTCGCGTTTGACCATTGGGACATCCTGCCAGGACAGGGCAGCTACTACAATCCGGTGTTCATCTCGATGGACGGCAAGCAACGCAAGTTCGAAGGCTATGCGACCGACATCACCACCGACAAAGCCATCGAGTGGCTGGATCAACGGGACGCCGAAAAACCGTTCTTGCTGATGTGCCAGCACAAGGCACCGCACCGGACGTTTTCACCGGCGCTCCGCCACCTGGGCGCACTGGATGGCGTCACGATCCCCGAGCCCGACAACCTGTTCGACGACTACGCGACGCGCAGCAAGACGTTGCCGACCAACGAGATGGAAATCGATCGGCACATGACATGGGCCTACGATCTGAAACTCCGCAAGGAAGAGATGCAGGGGGTGACGCTGCCCGAATTTCGGTCTTACGGAACACCGGAATACAACCGCATGACCCCGGAGCAAAAAGCCCAATGGGACGCGCACTTTGCTCCGAAAAACAAGGCCTTCATCGACGAGTACAAAACCGGGTCGATCGATCATCGCGCGTTGGTCCGTTGGAAATACCAGCGTTACATGCAGAACTATCTGGAAACCGTCAAAGCGGTCGATGAGAGCGTCGGGAGATTGCTCGAGTACTTGGACGACCATCAACTGGCCGACAACACCGTCGTCATCTATTCCTCCGACCAAGGGTTTTACCTTGGCGAACACGGTTGGTTCGACAAACGCTGGATGTTCGAAGAATCCTTCACGATGCCGTTTGTGATCCGCTGGCCCGGCGTGATCGATCCCGGTTCGAAGCCCACCGCGTTGATTCAGAATATCGATTATGCCCCCACGTTTCTGGACATGGCCGGACTGGAAACACCCGACGAAGTTCAAGGCAAGTCCATCGTTCCGGTTTTGCGAGACAGCGAGCAACAGATTCGCGATGCGCTCTACTATGCCTATTACGAACTGGGCGAACACGCCGTTCCGCAGCACTTCGGTGTACGGACACACAGGCACAAACTGTTCTACTTGCCTTGGACCGATGAATGGCAACTGTTCGATTTGGTCAACGACCCCGCAGAAATGCGGAATGTCTATGCGGACCCGGGGTATGCGGATGTGCGGAAAACGCTTCACCAAACCTACGACCACCTGCGGTCACTCTACGACGCCCCGAGCTATGAAAAATACGCCCCGCCGCGGAAACGCCAATGA
- a CDS encoding RecQ family ATP-dependent DNA helicase, which produces MALAETDLGREAGQVLRDRFGLDEFRAGQAEVIERLLAGKNAAAVFPTGGGKSLCYQLPSQILTGTTVVVSPLIALMKDQCDALAARGIRAARLDSSLTEQEFRDAMRGIRDGSIRLLYVAPERFFNERFLASVGSLDVSLFAVDEAHCISQWGHNFRPDYLKLAELAGKLNADRILALTATATPAVLDDIRKAFAIEPDDAIRTPFHRPNLQLKSTIVSAADHYPTLRERIASRERGATLVYVSKQKTAETIAEQLCDDGLPATAYHAGMDAETRTDIQQQFLASGDGIIVATIAFGMGIDKSNIRYVYHYNPPKSLEAYAQEIGRAGRDGEPSVCELLLLPEDRVVLENFTYGDTPSRHSVGRMIDFCHGQPNEFFVSHYKLSFETDIRILVVRTLLTYLELDGYLQATSPRYDTYKIRPLVTSRAILNNFDGERREFLAALLGQLTKARKWFSLNTVTAAKALGQDRQRIVKAVDFMAAQNWIEVNVSDLVHGYRWKRRLEQPKVIADQYFDRVSGREHSEVSRLEDVFTIARASSCQSRLLAEHFGETMDDPCGICSHCIGEGPFTIPAIARREIGDGVRRSLQEVCKQYPDHFSTARQRARFLCGLSSPKMVRSRLSRHASFGVCEQIPFADVLRQVEADAFDA; this is translated from the coding sequence ATGGCATTGGCGGAAACGGATTTGGGTCGAGAAGCCGGTCAGGTGTTGCGGGATCGGTTCGGGTTGGACGAATTCCGTGCCGGCCAAGCCGAGGTGATTGAGCGTCTACTGGCCGGCAAGAACGCCGCGGCGGTGTTTCCGACCGGCGGCGGCAAAAGCCTGTGTTACCAATTGCCCAGCCAAATCTTGACCGGAACGACGGTCGTGGTCTCGCCACTGATCGCATTGATGAAAGACCAATGCGACGCGTTGGCCGCCCGCGGGATTCGCGCCGCACGTTTGGATTCCTCGTTGACCGAGCAAGAATTCCGCGACGCCATGCGGGGCATTCGCGACGGATCGATCCGGCTGCTGTATGTGGCTCCGGAGCGTTTTTTCAATGAACGATTTCTGGCATCGGTCGGTTCACTGGACGTCTCGCTGTTTGCGGTCGACGAAGCCCATTGCATCAGTCAATGGGGGCACAATTTTCGCCCCGACTATTTGAAACTGGCTGAACTGGCGGGCAAACTCAACGCCGACCGCATCCTGGCGCTCACCGCGACCGCGACACCGGCGGTGCTGGACGACATTCGCAAGGCCTTTGCCATCGAACCTGACGATGCGATTCGCACACCGTTTCACCGACCCAATCTGCAACTGAAAAGCACCATCGTGTCGGCGGCCGATCACTACCCGACGCTGCGGGAACGCATTGCGTCGCGCGAGCGCGGCGCCACGCTGGTCTATGTCTCCAAACAGAAGACGGCCGAGACGATCGCGGAGCAACTTTGCGACGACGGACTGCCGGCGACCGCCTACCATGCCGGAATGGACGCCGAGACACGCACGGACATTCAACAACAGTTTCTGGCGTCCGGCGATGGGATCATCGTTGCAACGATTGCGTTCGGGATGGGCATCGACAAATCGAACATCCGCTACGTCTATCACTACAACCCGCCAAAATCGCTGGAAGCGTATGCCCAAGAGATCGGCCGGGCGGGACGCGACGGCGAACCATCGGTCTGCGAATTACTGTTGTTGCCCGAAGACCGCGTCGTGCTGGAGAATTTCACGTACGGTGACACGCCCAGTCGTCACAGCGTCGGACGGATGATCGATTTTTGTCACGGCCAACCGAACGAATTTTTTGTTTCGCATTACAAGCTTTCGTTCGAAACCGACATTCGAATCCTGGTCGTCCGCACGTTGCTGACCTACCTGGAATTGGACGGCTACTTGCAAGCGACCTCGCCGCGCTATGACACCTACAAGATCCGCCCCCTGGTAACCTCTCGCGCCATCCTGAACAACTTCGACGGCGAGCGGCGTGAGTTCCTGGCCGCGTTGCTGGGGCAATTGACCAAAGCGCGGAAGTGGTTCTCACTCAATACCGTGACCGCCGCCAAGGCACTCGGGCAGGACAGGCAACGGATCGTCAAAGCCGTCGATTTCATGGCCGCCCAGAATTGGATCGAAGTCAACGTCAGCGATCTGGTTCACGGCTATCGCTGGAAAAGACGACTGGAACAGCCCAAGGTGATCGCCGACCAGTACTTCGACAGAGTGTCGGGCCGCGAACACTCGGAAGTTTCCCGGCTGGAGGACGTGTTCACCATCGCCCGTGCGTCGAGTTGCCAATCACGGTTGCTGGCCGAACATTTCGGCGAGACGATGGATGATCCCTGTGGCATTTGCAGCCACTGCATCGGCGAAGGCCCCTTCACGATTCCCGCCATCGCCAGACGTGAGATCGGTGACGGGGTGCGTCGTTCGCTGCAGGAAGTCTGCAAGCAGTATCCGGACCACTTTTCGACCGCCCGGCAGCGAGCTCGATTCTTGTGTGGTTTGTCGTCACCCAAGATGGTGCGTTCGCGACTTTCACGCCACGCCAGCTTTGGCGTCTGCGAGCAAATCCCGTTCGCCGATGTGCTTCGCCAAGTCGAGGCTGATGCTTTCGACGCCTAG
- a CDS encoding sulfatase family protein, whose translation MCCCQVGGWAQETPPNVVVIFIDDMGYADIGPFGDTGYPTPNLDRMAAEGRKFTDFCVSSAVCSASRSALMTGCYHKRIGISGALGPKSTIGLNANETTIAEVCRSKGYRTAVYGKWHLGHHPKFLPTNHGFDEYYGIPYSNDMWPLHPQTVAQRRIDPNAPSNWAELPMIEDTKIVIDRMGPADQEQMTKQFTERAVEFIRRDSDQPFFLYLPHPMVHVPLFVSDAFRGKSGRGLFGDVVMEVDWSVGQILGAIEDIGAERNTLVVFTSDNGPWLSYGTHAGKATPLREGKGTMFEGGYREPTLMWWKGKIPAGTTCDTFASTIDLLPTIAALADAELPDHKIDGHDIRPLMFGDQGAKTPHESFACFYKGELEAVRNERFKLVFPHKYRTLNGHPGGTAGLPIAYQQQMAKRALYDLDNDIGETTDVSEAFPEVVAELEAAAARYRNELGDKLTTTKGSEIRPAGKLEPGDEELPLVW comes from the coding sequence ATGTGCTGCTGCCAGGTCGGGGGCTGGGCGCAGGAAACACCGCCCAATGTCGTGGTCATCTTCATCGACGACATGGGCTATGCGGACATCGGCCCTTTCGGTGACACGGGGTACCCGACGCCGAACTTGGACCGGATGGCAGCCGAAGGTCGCAAATTCACCGATTTCTGTGTGTCATCGGCCGTTTGCAGCGCCTCGCGGTCGGCGTTGATGACCGGTTGCTATCACAAACGGATCGGCATCTCGGGCGCTCTCGGCCCCAAATCGACGATCGGGTTGAATGCGAACGAGACGACGATCGCGGAAGTGTGCCGCAGCAAGGGGTACCGCACGGCGGTTTATGGAAAGTGGCACCTCGGGCACCATCCCAAGTTTCTGCCCACCAACCACGGCTTTGACGAGTATTACGGGATTCCATACAGCAACGACATGTGGCCGCTGCACCCGCAGACCGTCGCGCAACGCCGCATCGACCCCAACGCACCGAGCAATTGGGCAGAGTTGCCGATGATCGAGGACACCAAGATCGTCATTGATCGAATGGGGCCGGCGGACCAGGAGCAAATGACGAAACAGTTCACCGAGCGCGCCGTTGAATTCATCCGACGCGACAGCGACCAACCGTTTTTCCTGTACCTGCCGCACCCGATGGTGCACGTCCCGCTGTTCGTCTCCGACGCCTTTCGCGGCAAAAGCGGCCGCGGACTGTTCGGCGATGTGGTGATGGAAGTGGACTGGTCGGTCGGGCAAATCCTCGGCGCGATCGAAGACATCGGTGCCGAACGCAATACCCTGGTCGTTTTTACCAGTGACAACGGCCCTTGGCTTTCCTATGGCACACACGCCGGCAAAGCCACGCCGCTGCGTGAGGGCAAAGGCACGATGTTTGAAGGCGGCTATCGCGAGCCGACACTGATGTGGTGGAAAGGAAAAATCCCCGCAGGAACGACCTGTGACACCTTTGCCAGCACCATCGACTTGCTGCCGACCATCGCCGCATTGGCCGACGCCGAATTGCCCGATCACAAGATCGACGGACACGACATCCGCCCGTTGATGTTCGGCGATCAAGGTGCCAAAACACCCCACGAGTCGTTCGCGTGTTTCTACAAAGGCGAACTCGAAGCGGTGCGAAACGAGCGGTTCAAGTTGGTCTTTCCACACAAGTACCGCACGCTCAACGGACACCCGGGGGGGACCGCAGGCTTGCCGATCGCTTACCAACAACAGATGGCCAAACGGGCACTCTATGATTTGGACAACGACATCGGCGAAACCACCGACGTGTCCGAGGCGTTTCCCGAAGTCGTGGCCGAGTTGGAAGCCGCCGCGGCGCGGTATCGCAACGAGCTGGGCGACAAATTGACAACGACCAAGGGCTCCGAAATCCGCCCGGCCGGGAAACTGGAACCGGGCGACGAAGAGTTGCCCC